Sequence from the Thermocoleostomius sinensis A174 genome:
TAACGAAATCGCCCGTTGAACAACCATTTATTGCGAATCAACCTCCTCAACAAAACGGCATGGGCTTGAAGCCGGAGATAGATTCGGAACCAGAACCTGCTTCAGAGCCAACGGTGCCGACGACGACGACCCCAGCGATCGCCAATTCTGATCCTGGACGTCCCCAATTCACCGTTCCATCCTTACTAAGTTCCACCAGTAAAACCCACTACACGATTGCTTGCATTGACGATAGCCCCACTGTGCTGCAAGCCATTCGATCGTTTCTTGACGACAAAAGCTTCACAGTTTTGATGATCGATAACCCGGTGAAAGCCTTAATGCAAATCGTGCGCAGCAAACCCGATCTCATTTTGCTAGACGTCACCATGCCCAACCTCGACGGCTATGAACTATGTTCATTATTGAGGAAACATCCTAACTTCCGCTATACCCCCGTGATTATGGTAACTGGCAATACTGGTTTTATCGATCGAGCCAGAGCGAAATTAGTTGGTGCATCGGGCTATTTAACGAAACCCTTTACCCAGTCAGATTTAGTGAAGATGGTGTTCAAGCATTTGACCTAGTTGGGGATTAGGGGTTGGGGGTTAGGAATTAGAAGCAACATACTCATCGACCTATGTACTCATCTACGTTTTATTCTTTACCTCTCGTTCTTCATTTCGGACTTATCCTTCATCCTTTATTCCTCAAAATCCGGATGTCGATAGCGTTTGCAGAAAGAATTAATTGACTTGCAAGGAATTTAGAATGAGCACAACCTTGATGGGCACCATTTTAATTGTTGAAGATACCCTTTCCGAGATGGAATTGATCACCCATTATTTGCGAGAAAGCGGGTACAGCGTTATCGGTGCGGTGAGTGCCAAAGAGGCGTTGAATCTAGCGATCGAACAAAAACCAGATGTGATTGTGACAGATATTGTCATGCCTGGTATGAGTGGATTTGAATTATGTCGCAACTTAAAAAAGAACCCGGCCACGGAAAAAGTTCCCGTGGTCATTTGTACATCTAAGAATCAGGAAATCGATCGGCTTTGGGGAATGAAACAAGGGGCCGATGCTTACATCACTAAACCCTTTACTCGTGAACAACTCATTCGCGCAATCAAGTCTGTTGCTGGCTAATGCTATGAATTCCTCTGCTCTGGTTCCTTCCTCAAAAAATTCCTCTCGTCGTACGTCAGGAGATGCTTACCTGCGGTTTGAATTGTGCCCTCAAACTTCAGCGGTTCTATTCATGCGCTATGTGCAAGAAGCCATGATTTTGTCGGCCCGTCGCCTGACCCCCATGCCCAACATGCCTCCCTGTATGTTGGGGTTGATGAACCGCCGCAGTCGCGTTCTTTGGGTGGTGGATCTAGCGCAAATGCTAGGTTTGGCAATTTTGGATACTAATGCTCAGCAGTACAGTTTAGTGCTCATTCAAGTGGGAGCGGTGTCATTGGGATTAGCGGTACAACGGGTAGAAGGAATTGCTTGGATTGATCCCAACCAAACGCAACCGCCGATCGGTCAAGTGCTACCGTCCTTGCTTCCCTATTTACGAGGCTGTGCCGTTCAACAACAAGAGCACAGACAAGACATTTTGTTGATGCTGGATGCGGAGGCGATCGCCCAGTCTCCGATTTTGCGCAACCCATAAACCATCTCTCGTTTGCGATTTTTCATTCCTCTCTCGTCTAGCCGTGCTATAGGGCATTCGTTGTATGACTACTCAACCTCGTCACCTCTCCGCTGATGACCACTCGGGACAACCAGAAGACTCCTTTTCGTTTCAACCCATGCTCGATTCATCAACAGAGCGACCAGAGCGACCAGAGCGACCAGATGCAAGCAAGC
This genomic interval carries:
- a CDS encoding chemotaxis protein CheW is translated as MNSSALVPSSKNSSRRTSGDAYLRFELCPQTSAVLFMRYVQEAMILSARRLTPMPNMPPCMLGLMNRRSRVLWVVDLAQMLGLAILDTNAQQYSLVLIQVGAVSLGLAVQRVEGIAWIDPNQTQPPIGQVLPSLLPYLRGCAVQQQEHRQDILLMLDAEAIAQSPILRNP
- a CDS encoding response regulator — encoded protein: MNTTTMASYRPFQKLHPLTLLAQLSSRQANGCLQVSNGSTSWLLYLEQGKLLYATNSMNPFERLDRHLRRLSAQIPSLVSAVRVQVRLLFETQVENASGLPADYQAICWLVEQQHLQSNQTSLLIEALAVEVIESFLTVQDGSHELVPPEQLNEMPKFCQLDLRFLVEQCQTRQRQTARAVTKSPVEQPFIANQPPQQNGMGLKPEIDSEPEPASEPTVPTTTTPAIANSDPGRPQFTVPSLLSSTSKTHYTIACIDDSPTVLQAIRSFLDDKSFTVLMIDNPVKALMQIVRSKPDLILLDVTMPNLDGYELCSLLRKHPNFRYTPVIMVTGNTGFIDRARAKLVGASGYLTKPFTQSDLVKMVFKHLT
- a CDS encoding response regulator transcription factor, giving the protein MSTTLMGTILIVEDTLSEMELITHYLRESGYSVIGAVSAKEALNLAIEQKPDVIVTDIVMPGMSGFELCRNLKKNPATEKVPVVICTSKNQEIDRLWGMKQGADAYITKPFTREQLIRAIKSVAG